In a genomic window of Methylovirgula sp. 4M-Z18:
- a CDS encoding PdxA family dehydrogenase — protein sequence MQAPETSLPVIALVPGDCTGIGPEQTARILANGTLAEVARLVVVGDARVLAMGMSQAGVQFDVQCIDSPSQADWHSQAVQMVDLGNTDPALFPLGKASAESGRLTGTTLARTIDFAKAGEIDAITFAPLNKRAMFDGGWRFPDEHKMFANLLGHQGYFSEMNVLDGQWMSRVTGHQSLREAIACINPDTITDAIKLADRMMRKAGIERPRIAVAALNPHAGENGLFGREEIDMIRPTVEAAASTGIDCSGPFPADTIYIRAFAGEFDSVVAMYHDQGQIATKLRGFNRGVTVTAGLETIFTTPSHGTAFDIAGKGVARTGALESAVRLAAQLAIRSREPL from the coding sequence ATGCAAGCGCCTGAGACAAGCCTGCCGGTCATCGCTCTTGTTCCTGGCGATTGCACCGGCATCGGACCAGAGCAGACCGCGCGAATTCTCGCCAACGGCACGCTCGCAGAAGTCGCCCGCCTGGTGGTGGTCGGAGATGCCCGCGTCTTGGCTATGGGCATGTCACAAGCCGGCGTCCAGTTCGACGTTCAATGCATCGACTCGCCAAGCCAGGCGGATTGGCACAGCCAAGCCGTGCAAATGGTGGATCTCGGCAATACCGATCCCGCCCTCTTTCCTCTTGGCAAAGCCAGCGCTGAATCCGGCCGACTGACCGGCACAACGCTCGCACGGACAATCGATTTCGCCAAGGCCGGCGAGATCGATGCCATCACATTCGCGCCGTTGAACAAGCGCGCGATGTTCGACGGCGGCTGGAGGTTCCCGGACGAACATAAGATGTTCGCCAACCTGCTCGGCCATCAAGGCTACTTCTCGGAGATGAATGTCCTCGACGGCCAATGGATGTCTCGGGTGACCGGGCACCAATCGCTGCGCGAGGCCATTGCGTGCATTAACCCCGACACCATTACCGACGCCATCAAATTGGCCGATCGCATGATGCGGAAAGCAGGAATCGAGAGGCCCCGCATCGCTGTCGCGGCACTGAACCCGCACGCGGGCGAGAATGGACTCTTCGGACGGGAAGAGATCGACATGATCCGCCCGACAGTCGAGGCTGCGGCAAGCACCGGAATCGACTGCAGTGGGCCGTTCCCGGCCGATACGATCTACATACGGGCATTTGCCGGTGAATTCGATAGCGTGGTCGCCATGTATCACGACCAAGGCCAGATCGCGACGAAACTGCGCGGTTTCAACAGGGGCGTTACGGTGACGGCGGGTCTCGAAACCATATTCACGACACCGTCGCATGGCACGGCGTTCGACATCGCAGGCAAGGGCGTCGCCAGGACAGGCGCGCTAGAGAGCGCTGTCCGGCTCGCAGCACAATTGGCGATCCGATCGCGCGAGCCCTTGTGA
- a CDS encoding YncE family protein, with protein sequence MTVSRYVSVATSVLLLACAVSTAKAGDAPGFYHQIGELKLGGTGTSWDHIDYDPSSHRAYLSRRADGLTVVDVMTNAVVGQVANAKGSGASAIVPKLDRGFTANTDGSTSVFKLSDLSPVDRVSFGDNFDGVVYDEATNILAYQQADNSKELLVDAATMKLVGTIEVEGTQLERPVVDNKSNLYLPLRDKHMVYKIDLKEKKIVAKWDVSSKCTEPSGSEFDVANNRLLLPCRGKQLNPVLAIIDADTGAITGTAISGRGADDVILDPATKQLFISAGVDGVLTIYKQESADKYTLTEALQTRPSLRVIRYDAGTQKIFGVTAEGIYDASKKNLAAVSPFYANAYTPGTFVMLTYGR encoded by the coding sequence ATGACCGTATCCAGATATGTCTCTGTGGCGACTTCTGTATTACTGCTGGCGTGCGCCGTCTCTACTGCCAAAGCTGGGGATGCACCGGGCTTTTATCATCAGATCGGCGAACTTAAGCTGGGTGGAACGGGCACCTCGTGGGACCACATCGATTACGATCCGTCGTCGCATCGGGCGTATCTGAGCCGTCGAGCTGATGGGCTGACCGTCGTTGACGTCATGACGAATGCCGTTGTCGGACAGGTCGCCAACGCCAAGGGATCCGGCGCATCGGCCATCGTTCCCAAACTCGATCGCGGATTTACCGCCAATACCGATGGATCCACGTCGGTTTTCAAATTGTCGGATCTGTCGCCCGTCGACCGTGTCAGCTTTGGCGACAATTTCGACGGCGTCGTCTATGACGAGGCGACAAACATTCTCGCATACCAACAAGCCGACAATTCGAAGGAGCTGCTTGTCGATGCCGCGACGATGAAGCTCGTGGGAACGATCGAAGTCGAAGGGACACAGCTCGAGCGGCCGGTCGTCGACAACAAGAGCAATCTTTATTTGCCGCTGCGCGACAAGCATATGGTCTACAAGATCGACCTCAAGGAAAAGAAGATCGTCGCGAAATGGGACGTATCTTCTAAATGCACGGAGCCCTCGGGGTCGGAATTCGATGTCGCCAACAATCGGCTGCTACTGCCGTGCCGCGGCAAACAGCTCAATCCCGTCCTCGCAATTATCGACGCGGACACCGGAGCCATCACCGGCACGGCAATCAGCGGCCGCGGCGCCGACGATGTGATCCTGGATCCGGCCACGAAACAGCTTTTCATTTCGGCTGGCGTCGACGGCGTCCTGACGATCTACAAGCAGGAAAGCGCCGATAAATATACGTTGACGGAGGCTCTGCAGACCCGTCCGAGCCTGCGGGTTATTCGTTATGACGCGGGCACGCAGAAGATCTTCGGCGTGACGGCTGAAGGCATATACGATGCGTCAAAGAAGAATCTTGCAGCCGTTTCACCATTCTACGCCAATGCTTATACGCCCGGCACCTTTGTGATGTTGACCTACGGTCGCTGA
- a CDS encoding DUF2735 domain-containing protein: protein MRASTRHETAKIYVFPTRSRVVPSLRRDETPLASREPRPLPPVDVDGAWYHEAAILEANDPRKR, encoded by the coding sequence ATGAGGGCGAGTACCCGGCACGAGACGGCCAAGATCTACGTCTTCCCCACGCGGTCGCGCGTGGTCCCCAGCCTCAGGCGCGACGAGACCCCACTTGCCTCACGCGAGCCCCGGCCTTTGCCGCCCGTCGACGTCGACGGCGCGTGGTATCATGAGGCGGCTATCCTCGAGGCGAACGACCCACGCAAGCGCTGA
- a CDS encoding glutamine synthetase beta-grasp domain-containing protein: MTKYKLEYIWLDGYKPVANLRGKTTIREFDAFPTLEQLPLWGFDGSSTLQAEGSSSDCVLKPVRVVPDPERLNGAVVLCEVMMPDGVTPHPSNSRATILDDEGAWFGFEQEYFFYKDGRPLGFPEHGYPAPQGPYYTGVGYKNVGNVAREIVEKHLDICLAAGINHEGINAEVAKGQWEFQIFGKGSRAAADEMWLARYFLLRLTEKYSIDVEWHCKPLGDTDWNGSGMHCNFSTAYMREVGGKAYFEALMAAFAANKAEHIAVYGPDNHLRLTGKHETASIDTFSWGVADRGASIRVPHSFVRNDYKGYLEDRRPNSQADPYQIASQVLKTIASVSAVAKAAA, from the coding sequence ATGACGAAATACAAACTCGAGTATATCTGGCTCGACGGTTACAAGCCGGTCGCGAACCTGCGCGGCAAAACGACGATTCGCGAATTCGACGCTTTCCCCACGCTCGAGCAATTGCCGCTCTGGGGCTTCGACGGTTCGTCCACACTGCAGGCCGAAGGGTCGAGCTCGGATTGCGTGCTCAAGCCCGTCCGCGTCGTGCCTGATCCTGAGCGCCTCAACGGCGCTGTCGTGCTCTGCGAAGTGATGATGCCCGACGGCGTCACGCCGCACCCCTCCAACAGCCGCGCCACCATCCTGGACGACGAAGGCGCCTGGTTCGGTTTCGAGCAGGAATACTTCTTCTACAAGGACGGCCGCCCGCTCGGCTTCCCCGAGCATGGCTACCCGGCACCGCAGGGCCCCTACTACACGGGCGTGGGCTACAAGAATGTCGGCAACGTCGCCCGCGAAATCGTCGAGAAGCATCTCGACATCTGCCTCGCCGCCGGCATCAACCATGAAGGCATCAACGCCGAGGTGGCCAAGGGCCAGTGGGAATTCCAGATCTTCGGCAAAGGCTCCCGCGCCGCCGCCGACGAGATGTGGCTCGCCCGCTATTTCCTGCTGCGCTTGACCGAGAAATACTCGATCGACGTCGAATGGCACTGCAAGCCGCTGGGCGACACCGACTGGAACGGCTCGGGCATGCACTGCAACTTCTCGACCGCTTATATGCGCGAAGTCGGCGGAAAGGCCTATTTCGAGGCCCTGATGGCAGCTTTCGCCGCCAACAAGGCCGAACACATCGCCGTCTATGGTCCGGACAACCATCTGCGCCTTACCGGCAAGCACGAGACCGCCTCGATCGACACCTTCTCCTGGGGCGTCGCCGACCGCGGTGCCTCGATCCGCGTGCCGCACTCCTTCGTGCGCAATGACTACAAGGGCTATCTCGAGGATCGCCGTCCCAACTCCCAGGCGGACCCGTATCAGATCGCTTCGCAGGTTCTGAAGACGATCGCCTCCGTCTCGGCCGTGGCGAAGGCCGCCGCCTGA
- a CDS encoding ABC transporter ATP-binding protein codes for MSHLELAGLAKRYGDFAAVDDVSLSVEKGLLVCLLGPSGCGKTTTLRLIAGFIKPTAGEIRVEGKVISATGWAEPPERRSMSMIFQSYALWPHMTISENVAYGLTLRKLPARDIAAKVQEVLSITQLVTLADRYPGELSGGQQQRVSLARALVVEPDILLLDEPLSNLDANLREDMRFEIRRLHDRYRYTTVYVTHDQTEAMTTADVIVVMNGGRIEQAGTPLQIYKEPKSQFVARFIGGTNILKARLAGDVADCGDGLVLRCENGADLPAGGIFVAIRHHDVEMRATMPDDSYNVAEGMVTRHVYLGPYRDYVVTLASGVAIRVLAPASIEVAVGRTVWLHFPPDHCRALPH; via the coding sequence ATGTCGCACCTGGAACTCGCAGGGCTTGCCAAACGCTACGGCGATTTCGCGGCAGTGGATGACGTGTCGCTTTCCGTCGAAAAGGGTCTGCTCGTCTGTCTGCTCGGTCCGTCGGGATGCGGCAAGACCACCACGCTGAGGTTGATTGCCGGTTTCATCAAGCCGACAGCCGGCGAAATACGTGTCGAGGGCAAAGTGATTTCGGCGACAGGATGGGCCGAGCCGCCGGAGCGGCGAAGTATGTCCATGATCTTCCAAAGCTACGCGCTTTGGCCACATATGACGATTTCCGAAAATGTCGCCTATGGTCTCACGTTGCGTAAGCTTCCGGCACGGGATATCGCCGCGAAGGTGCAAGAAGTTCTGTCGATCACGCAGTTGGTGACGCTGGCAGATCGTTATCCGGGTGAACTTTCCGGTGGGCAACAGCAGAGGGTTTCGCTCGCGCGGGCCCTTGTGGTCGAGCCGGATATTCTATTGCTCGACGAACCACTCTCCAATTTGGATGCGAACCTTCGCGAAGACATGCGCTTCGAAATTCGCCGTCTGCACGATCGGTACAGGTACACCACCGTCTATGTCACCCATGACCAAACCGAGGCCATGACGACCGCGGACGTCATCGTGGTCATGAACGGGGGGCGCATCGAGCAGGCCGGGACGCCGCTTCAGATTTACAAGGAGCCGAAATCACAATTCGTGGCGCGCTTCATTGGCGGGACGAATATCCTCAAGGCAAGACTTGCGGGCGATGTGGCCGATTGCGGTGACGGCCTCGTTCTCAGATGTGAGAATGGCGCGGATTTGCCGGCGGGCGGGATCTTCGTCGCCATTCGTCATCACGACGTTGAAATGCGCGCGACGATGCCAGATGACTCGTACAATGTTGCCGAAGGCATGGTCACGCGCCATGTCTATCTGGGGCCATATCGAGATTACGTCGTGACGCTCGCATCAGGGGTCGCCATTCGTGTGCTCGCGCCGGCGTCCATCGAGGTTGCGGTCGGACGAACTGTATGGCTGCATTTTCCACCGGATCATTGTCGCGCGCTTCCGCACTAG
- a CDS encoding ABC transporter substrate-binding protein — protein sequence MRAFPVVVAALSITACLTGAGMAAPPAPYSVTPDLVDAAVKEGTVVWYTSTDVAVSEKLSALFEAKYPGIKVQVERAGAERIFQRINQEYDSKIHAVDVIETSDAVNFVVFKRQGWLLPAVPEDVAKYWPAEAKDADGQYAAYRAHLSIIAYNTKYVTAADAPKSHADLLDSKWKGMIVKGHPGYSGTIVTDTYALSQALGWGYFEKLGQQKIMQVQSSTEPPKKLALGERPVMADGNEYNILTMKESGTPVEPVYATDGVPVVIGNAAILKDAPHPAAAKVFYGFMFSREAQQANSDVGGLRSFHPEVKEKAGRVPLSQIKLLYSDPVKLEAVIDDLKKKYEEYFGT from the coding sequence ATGCGAGCTTTCCCAGTCGTCGTCGCTGCGCTTTCAATCACAGCCTGCCTGACCGGTGCCGGCATGGCCGCCCCGCCGGCGCCTTATAGCGTAACTCCTGACTTGGTCGATGCCGCTGTCAAAGAGGGAACGGTCGTTTGGTACACGTCAACTGACGTTGCCGTATCGGAAAAATTGTCGGCCTTGTTTGAGGCGAAATATCCGGGCATCAAGGTGCAGGTCGAGCGCGCCGGTGCAGAGCGTATCTTCCAACGCATCAATCAGGAATATGACAGCAAGATTCACGCGGTTGATGTGATCGAAACATCGGATGCGGTGAATTTCGTCGTCTTCAAGCGACAGGGCTGGTTGCTGCCGGCGGTGCCGGAGGACGTTGCGAAATATTGGCCGGCCGAAGCCAAGGATGCGGACGGTCAGTATGCGGCCTACCGCGCCCATCTGTCGATCATCGCTTATAATACGAAATATGTTACGGCCGCAGACGCGCCTAAGAGCCATGCGGATCTCCTCGATTCCAAATGGAAAGGCATGATCGTGAAGGGCCATCCCGGCTACAGCGGCACGATCGTGACGGACACCTACGCTCTCAGCCAGGCGCTGGGATGGGGTTATTTCGAAAAGCTTGGCCAGCAGAAGATTATGCAGGTCCAGTCCTCAACCGAGCCGCCGAAGAAATTGGCGCTCGGCGAGCGACCGGTCATGGCGGACGGCAATGAATACAACATCCTGACGATGAAGGAGAGCGGCACACCGGTCGAGCCGGTCTATGCCACCGACGGTGTTCCAGTCGTGATCGGTAATGCCGCCATCTTGAAGGACGCCCCTCATCCGGCGGCGGCAAAAGTCTTTTATGGCTTTATGTTCAGCCGTGAAGCGCAGCAGGCCAACAGCGACGTTGGTGGGCTGAGGTCCTTTCATCCGGAGGTGAAGGAGAAGGCGGGTCGCGTTCCGCTCTCACAGATCAAGCTCCTGTATTCCGACCCCGTGAAGCTCGAAGCGGTGATCGACGATTTGAAGAAGAAATACGAGGAATATTTCGGCACATGA
- a CDS encoding cyclic nucleotide-binding domain-containing protein: MKQGSTANISFSMPTREPLGPATAGKGLPPLFSYIWLNSRRQQVIILAVVLFSLPLYFLSLDLPRSIVNDAIQGRAFQHGVAEAPLFAFSLTLPAFMGGGALSYPGVMFSRIAYLMVLSLVFMLLVLVNGAFRYVINMQKGKLGEHLLRRLRLDLFNLLLRFKPESIRNVRSAEVATIIRDEVEPIGGFVGDAYIAPAFLGSQALTALGFILLQSPMLGALAAAIVLVQCAVIPRLRREQLRLGRQRQARSRSLAGHVGDIVDGIAEVSNHGTAAYERQKIIKLLDELFWIRYDLYGRKFMVKFINSVLAQVTPFLFYSLGGYFALRGSLDIGQLVAVIAAYRDLPPPIKELIDWDQQRQDVQVKYEQIVEQFSLAELPELAVETPELAAGSTIAIEALRVRAPSGDVLLDNANLTLPVGSHILLTGSRGDGFITLVQVLARRLTEFGGKIRLAGQDIAAFSPRWIGENVGYLSPDCTIFGGSLRENIVYSLHSSPITQDLLDSNDPKVMRQKPGADADTAADSIDLQRAGAASPQELDRMIVALLQEVGLADAIYGFALARKLTTEPDPELAQRIIICRRQLVQELKDTHLADLIEPFDPTRFNRYATIGENLFFGVPAHESAIGTLVEDQQIAALLRDGGLDDSLVTLGVKVAATMVEIFSQISGDHAVFERFSFIASSDLPRFAEIASRAGTRGIGALAHPERQSLLMLALQYTETRHRLGLLTEALSQEIVRIRRRIMALDPARFAQALDFYAPDRLCAAAPLRDNLLFGRIDHSTAGADERVMIALRKVVQACGLEPTVYRLGLDQEAGPKGRLLPQTHKCALALARCLIKRPKILILDQLDLMFAESQRSVILDVARRHMAGQTLIVAMRDTTQRDSFDIVVTTRGNRIESVAMPSAPLAPVALPPETWTEELPEIQALRDIPMFAVLDTPRLKLIAFTSERISFEQNQVLFRQGDVADAAYVILSGTVDAFKDFAGESFHLSTTERHSIIGEMGVISGAPRSATIVATTEVVALKIAKDIFLNLIAELPSVALVVMRDQVRRLGLAEEHLAGLMRAPAPSSETSPLE, from the coding sequence GTGAAGCAAGGATCCACGGCAAATATTTCGTTCAGCATGCCGACACGGGAGCCTCTCGGGCCAGCAACGGCGGGTAAAGGGCTTCCACCTCTCTTTTCCTATATTTGGCTGAACAGCCGTCGGCAGCAGGTCATTATTCTGGCCGTCGTGCTGTTCTCCCTTCCACTCTACTTCCTGTCGCTCGACCTGCCGCGCAGCATCGTCAACGATGCCATTCAGGGACGTGCCTTCCAGCACGGCGTCGCCGAGGCCCCGCTCTTCGCCTTCAGCCTGACGCTGCCGGCCTTCATGGGCGGCGGGGCCTTGAGTTATCCCGGCGTGATGTTCTCCCGCATTGCGTATCTCATGGTGCTGAGCTTGGTCTTCATGCTGCTGGTGCTGGTCAACGGCGCCTTTCGCTATGTGATCAACATGCAGAAGGGCAAGCTCGGCGAGCACCTCTTGCGCCGCCTTCGGCTCGACCTGTTCAACCTGCTGCTGCGCTTCAAGCCCGAGTCGATCCGCAATGTCCGCTCGGCTGAAGTCGCCACCATCATCCGCGACGAGGTCGAGCCCATCGGCGGCTTTGTCGGCGACGCCTATATCGCACCTGCCTTCCTGGGCAGCCAGGCGCTCACCGCCCTCGGCTTCATCCTGCTGCAGAGCCCGATGCTCGGGGCCCTCGCCGCAGCAATAGTGCTGGTGCAATGTGCAGTCATCCCGCGCCTCCGGCGGGAGCAATTGAGGCTTGGCCGCCAGCGCCAAGCGCGTTCGCGCTCCCTAGCCGGCCATGTCGGCGATATCGTCGACGGCATCGCCGAGGTCAGTAATCACGGCACGGCCGCCTACGAACGGCAGAAGATTATCAAGCTTCTCGATGAACTCTTCTGGATCCGATATGACCTTTATGGCCGGAAGTTCATGGTGAAGTTCATCAACTCCGTGCTGGCGCAGGTAACGCCATTCCTGTTCTACTCCCTCGGCGGATATTTCGCGCTTCGCGGCTCGCTCGACATTGGCCAACTCGTGGCGGTAATCGCCGCCTATCGCGATCTGCCGCCCCCGATCAAGGAGCTGATCGACTGGGACCAGCAACGCCAGGACGTGCAGGTCAAGTATGAACAGATCGTGGAACAATTCTCCCTGGCCGAGCTGCCCGAGCTTGCCGTCGAGACGCCCGAACTGGCGGCCGGCAGCACCATCGCCATCGAAGCTTTGCGCGTGCGTGCACCGAGCGGCGACGTCCTGCTCGACAACGCCAATCTGACCCTGCCTGTGGGTTCGCATATCCTGCTGACCGGCTCGCGCGGCGACGGCTTCATCACGCTCGTCCAGGTTCTTGCACGCCGCTTGACGGAATTCGGCGGCAAGATACGCCTTGCCGGGCAGGATATCGCGGCTTTTTCGCCACGCTGGATCGGGGAGAATGTCGGATACCTCAGTCCCGACTGCACCATCTTCGGGGGGTCTTTGCGAGAGAACATCGTCTACAGTCTACATAGCTCGCCCATCACGCAAGATCTGCTCGACTCCAACGATCCGAAGGTGATGCGGCAAAAGCCTGGAGCGGACGCGGACACGGCAGCCGATTCGATCGATCTTCAACGGGCTGGGGCGGCCAGTCCCCAAGAGCTCGACCGCATGATCGTCGCCCTGCTGCAGGAGGTCGGCCTGGCCGATGCCATCTACGGTTTCGCGCTCGCGCGCAAATTGACGACGGAGCCCGATCCGGAGCTAGCGCAACGCATCATTATCTGCCGTCGGCAGCTCGTCCAGGAACTCAAGGACACCCATCTCGCGGACTTGATCGAGCCGTTCGATCCAACGCGCTTCAACCGCTATGCCACGATCGGCGAAAATCTGTTCTTCGGCGTTCCCGCCCACGAAAGTGCCATCGGTACGCTGGTCGAGGACCAGCAAATTGCTGCGCTGCTCAGGGACGGGGGACTCGACGACAGCCTTGTCACCCTGGGCGTGAAAGTGGCGGCGACCATGGTGGAAATCTTCTCACAGATCTCCGGCGATCATGCCGTGTTCGAGCGCTTCTCCTTCATCGCTTCCAGCGACCTGCCGCGCTTTGCCGAAATCGCCTCCCGTGCCGGCACGCGCGGCATTGGCGCGCTCGCGCATCCGGAACGCCAATCCCTGCTGATGCTGGCGCTTCAATATACGGAGACGCGCCATCGGCTCGGGCTGCTCACCGAGGCCCTCAGCCAGGAGATCGTGCGAATCCGCAGACGGATCATGGCACTCGATCCTGCCCGGTTCGCCCAGGCCCTGGACTTTTATGCCCCCGACCGGCTGTGCGCTGCCGCGCCCCTGCGCGATAACCTCTTATTCGGCCGTATCGATCATTCGACAGCGGGGGCTGACGAACGGGTCATGATCGCCTTGCGCAAGGTTGTGCAGGCGTGCGGCCTCGAACCGACCGTCTATCGACTCGGCCTCGATCAAGAGGCGGGACCAAAGGGGCGCCTGCTGCCGCAGACACACAAATGCGCCCTTGCTCTTGCCCGCTGTCTCATCAAGCGTCCGAAGATTCTCATTCTCGATCAGCTCGATCTGATGTTTGCGGAGAGCCAGCGAAGCGTCATCCTGGATGTCGCGCGCCGGCATATGGCGGGCCAAACCCTCATCGTCGCCATGCGCGATACCACCCAGCGCGACTCGTTTGACATCGTGGTGACGACGCGCGGCAACCGCATCGAATCGGTGGCCATGCCATCTGCCCCACTTGCTCCCGTGGCGCTGCCGCCCGAGACATGGACCGAGGAACTGCCCGAGATCCAAGCCTTGCGCGACATCCCTATGTTTGCCGTTCTGGACACGCCGCGCCTGAAACTCATTGCCTTCACCAGCGAACGCATCTCGTTCGAACAGAACCAGGTTTTATTCCGACAGGGCGATGTTGCCGATGCGGCCTACGTCATCCTCTCGGGCACCGTCGATGCCTTCAAGGACTTTGCCGGCGAGAGCTTCCATCTTTCGACCACCGAGCGTCATTCCATCATCGGCGAAATGGGCGTGATCAGCGGAGCGCCCCGCTCCGCCACCATCGTGGCGACGACCGAAGTCGTGGCGCTGAAGATCGCCAAGGACATCTTCCTCAATCTCATCGCCGAATTGCCGTCGGTCGCCCTCGTGGTGATGCGCGATCAGGTACGCCGGCTGGGTCTGGCCGAAGAACATCTCGCCGGTTTGATGCGGGCTCCGGCCCCATCTTCCGAAACATCGCCATTGGAATAG
- a CDS encoding redoxin domain-containing protein: MTMTPMQVPIALGERAPDFSLPTLDGAGSVSLSDYRGKSSLFLALFVGLWCPFCRRAIAQMGAAGPQLQAMGVETLGIVATELENARLYFKFRPSRLRIATDPELFTHRAYGVPRPVPTQDLIAALAEIRVNPTGDLPEPLPVSQAAAAQAKLDGYIENQTDHADMERQWPQLKGQFLIDRDGLVRWTHIECSEGLEGIGKFPSTQEIVDAVKASIGRQEGRLH, from the coding sequence ATGACCATGACGCCAATGCAGGTACCGATTGCTCTGGGCGAACGCGCACCCGATTTCTCGTTGCCTACCCTCGACGGGGCGGGCAGTGTGTCGCTCTCTGACTATCGCGGAAAGAGTTCTCTTTTCCTCGCCCTGTTCGTCGGGCTCTGGTGTCCCTTCTGCCGCAGGGCGATCGCGCAGATGGGGGCCGCCGGGCCCCAGTTGCAGGCAATGGGGGTCGAGACGCTCGGCATCGTCGCCACCGAACTCGAAAACGCACGCCTCTATTTCAAGTTTCGCCCGAGCCGCTTGCGCATCGCAACCGATCCCGAGCTTTTCACGCATCGGGCCTACGGTGTCCCCAGGCCGGTGCCGACACAGGATCTGATAGCGGCGTTGGCGGAAATACGCGTCAATCCGACCGGCGACCTGCCCGAACCCCTGCCGGTCTCGCAAGCTGCGGCGGCGCAGGCCAAGCTTGACGGTTATATCGAGAACCAGACCGATCACGCCGACATGGAGCGGCAATGGCCTCAGCTCAAAGGGCAGTTTCTGATCGACCGTGACGGGCTCGTGCGCTGGACCCACATAGAATGCAGTGAGGGGTTGGAGGGGATTGGGAAATTCCCGTCCACGCAGGAGATCGTCGACGCCGTCAAGGCGTCGATCGGACGTCAGGAAGGCCGACTGCACTGA